The Lolium rigidum isolate FL_2022 chromosome 1, APGP_CSIRO_Lrig_0.1, whole genome shotgun sequence region AAATTTACCATGTCTTAATATTATATATACATAGCTTACAAAGTGATATCATAAGGTTAGAAAGACATAACGACTACACAAAAGACATATGGTTCACAACATGATGTTCGCCATCGACGTAACTATATCCTATGTCGCTCTCGCAATAAGCAAAGCATTCGCTATCCTATCACGAATGGTGTTCATGGTAACCTCGTTCTCCTCCTCTAGAGCATCGTCCCCTTGTGGTTGTGCCGTTGCTTGTGCCGCTTCGGGCATAtagtcttcatcttcatcacattTATCAAACTCTTTATCCCTCAGTTTGCTATCACGGATAAAATTGTGCAGTGCCATGCAAGCAATAATGATATGCTTCTGTCTACCAGGTGAGAAACTTGGCATAGCTTTCAATATGCGCCACTTTTGCTTCAGCACACCGAATGCACGCTCTATGACATTGCGAAGGGATGAATGCAGAAAATTGAATATCTCATACTTCCCTTGAGGTGCACGTTGACGACGAAGACGGAATTCCGGTAGATGGTATGTACAATACCATAACACAATAAGCTGCAGAATATAACATCACAACTTGCAGAAAATTATAACACCACACAATGTATTACTCATGCTATTTTTCCTACAATTTGCAAGCAATATTTATACCATGTTCTATATAGCAGTAGCCAACCGAAATATACGCAGAGGACCAGCAGTACAAACATGTAACCCACGCTCACATACAATTTGCAAGATGCAACTCACAAAATATATAAGAAAAAACCGAAATATACATGGCCATGGATCAGGAAGAGGAGTGCTGGGAGGAGAGGAAGGAGGGGGGACGAATACCTGCTGGTGGCGCTAGGAATCGGCGTGGCGGCGCCTTCTgtcggtgcggcggcggcgggacgcggcGGTCCGATCTGGGCCAGGGGTCGGGGGTCGGGGCGAGAGGGATGCGACGGGAACGGGGCAAGGGAggggagaggcgcgtgggggagcTCTGCGGCGGGGCGGCGCTCCAGTCGCCGGCGAGTCGCCGGACCGTGGCGGCTGGGCGGAGGAACCCTAGGCTCGCCTTGCCTGTGTTCGTACGGGCAGTACGCGAGAGAAAGGGATATGGAGGCCGAGTCGCTCGGGTGGGTTAGAAGAAAATCTAACCGGCCAGTTTCCACTTGGGAATGGCATGGTGGGTAAATACCTGGTTTTTTGTTGGACGCGAACGCAGTGAAATCTGGGGTCTGGCCTACTTCCAAATTGCACTACCAAAATCTGCTGATTTTCCAGAATCTCTCTCAGGCTGGTACCCCTTTGGTTCAGATTTTGGCTTTCAGGTAGTGAATCTGGCCCAGAAATCACAACCAAACACAGCCTAAAAAAAAAGAGCTAACAAATGGGTATGCATTTTTTTGAGAGGACAAGTGGGTCCGCATGTTTTTGAGGGCAGTTTCCGGTATTTGTTCCGCCCGACCAAATTTCGTGCCTCAAAACGTTTACCAGTATACCCAATTCAGTATTTCCGATTTTCGTGAACGTTCTATTATGTCTTTCatgtttcttttttggttttcgcTTGTTCACGGTTTGGTGATTTATCTTTTCCGGTTTACTTTCgttttttctgtttctgttttcttttttgattGAAAATTGTTTAGATTTGAACTTTGTTCATATTTGAAAATTTTCCATATCCAATATTGGTTCAAAATTGAACTTTCTTCAGATTCGAAATTCATTCATATTtggaatttgttcaaatttgaattttttcggTTTTAGAAAAAAAATCGATTATGAAAATTTTATAATTCAAATaatgttcagatttaaaatttgttcagatttgaaaTCCTGAAGGAATGAGGGGGCGGTCGATGCACCATGGTCTCTTGTGCGATTTGGCTAGCGAGCgaataaatgggccggcccaccctgGATCACCTTGTGGCGATTGCTTCATTGCTTGCATTGGCGGGGCAAAAACCGAACAGACCCTAAACCCACTGTCCCTCTTCTCCCGTCCCACGACTGTATCCACCCCACCTCTTCCCttcctccgccggccgccgccacccgccgccatgGACCCCAAGCTCCTCACCGCGCAGGAGGAAGTATCCAACAAGAGAAAGAAGGACAAGAAGAGCAAGAAGGACAAGAAGCGGAAGCTGGCGGCCGAGGCCGAGGACGAGGCGGCAGCGGCGGAAGACGCGGCCAAGCGCAgcaagaagagagatgaaccgGACCAGGGAGGCGCCGTGGAGAAGAGCGTCGCGGTGACCGGGAAGGGCTTCGACGACCCCAAGTACGCGCCGCTCAagtccttcgccgccgccgcgctgccgcccaaggtgctcgactgctgcaAGGGCTTCGACAAGCCTTCGCCCATCCAGGCGCTCGCCTGGCCGTACCTCCTCGACGGCCGTGATTTCATCGGAATCGCGGCCACCGGATCTGGTACTGTACAACTCTgcgattttctttcttttttgcgaAAGATAACAACTTTGCGATTTCTACTCCTTCTTCCGCTTCATCCTGTTCGTTTCCTGAGGATTTGTTGCGTTCGTTGTAACTTGGCTATCAGGGAAGACTATCGCGTTTGGTGTGCCGGCGCTGATGCACGTCAGGAAGAAGTTGGCGGAAAAAGGTGCGAAGAAGGGGATGCCACGATGCCTCATGCTGGCTCCAACTAGGGAGCTTGCTCAGCAGGTGAATCACCATGTCATGTTCTTCTGTGCAAGGCATTGTTAATGTTGGCTAGATGCTATTCATCTGCTGCCGCAGTAAATTACATTACATGTGTGTTTTCTGATCAGTTCGTATGAGGTTTTCTGAATAGTTATGTTGATTGAAAGTTCAACTAGACTAGTAAAGTAGATGGATCTGCATACATAACAGAGCTAATGCATGTTCTCTGCACACCTTTTGTTGTTTTAGCATCAATATGTGCAGCTATCCTCATTCATGCGTTTGGTTCTTTGCAATTCGACACTTGCTATGCTACTCTTAAATTTTATCTGACCAACTTTGTGTCCCTAGAGAAATAAATCCATACAAAGGGAATGACATAATCATGTTTTAACCTTGATCTAAAGTTTCATGGACATAGATAATTTGTGTTGCTcattggaataataccatattctGAACAAGAACTTGGCTCTTTAGAGTTTAAATATACTGGACTGATTTACACTTCATTGCTGTGTTAGATCGCAGATGTACTTACTGAAGCTGGTGCGCCATGTGGGATAAATTCGGTGTGCCTCTATGGTGGAACTTCAAAAGGTCCCCAAATATCTGCCCTTAAATCTGGAGTTGTAAGATAACACCAACCCATTTTTCTGTCTTGCTTACCCTACGAATATTCATCATATTCCGATTTGTACTCTGTTTTTATctattcactttttttttttgtttctgtgCTACCAGGAAATCGTCATAGGGACACCTGGTCGTATGAAAGACCTCATTGAAATGGGGATTTGTCGTCTTAATGAGGTTTCTTTTGTGGTAAGTAACTGTACTTATGTTAGTTTTGTTGTTTATTGCTGGATATGCAAAATAGTTATTTATTATGAGGATGGAACTTGAACATGGTCATGTGGTGTTTTATGTTTTCTTGTGGAGTTTGTGCTTAATGCAGTATTCTTTCAGAAATGTAATCAATTCTTCTGGGGTAGAGATAGTGGCCTTGTATAGCGGCAAATTGTATTTTTGACAGTTTCCTTGTATCCAAAACCGGAGGGAGCAACACAAACTATATTGCATTATATTAAGATCTTGAATACATGACACACTTAGCAAGACAAGTAGGTGCATGTTTGGACTTCAGTAATATTTTAGCGGACGAGATACAAGTATGCATGCTAAGGTTTCTTGTAATTGGGTGATAGGTTATTGGTAAAATAAGTATGGATAACACTAAGTGATTAAATTATTTCCATAGCTTGAACTTCCTGCCTACCTAACAGTAACATTCCGTAGTCACTGATCATAGTCTTAACAAATGATTAAATTAAAATAGCTTGAACTTCCTGACTTGCTTGTACTCTTAGCACCATCTCGTTGCCCATTTTATAAATCTATTAAATTTTTGGTGGTAGAACTTAAATGAATATCAACAAAATAACTGATGGCACTTCCCCTTCTCACACGTATATCTCTTCAGTGTCTGCTGTTTTTTTGGATATAATTAACCAGAAGAATCACTAGAATTAAGCACATGGTGGTTATGATGATAAGTAGTCATAATGGATCAACATATGTTGGCAGCAGTGAATTAATTTGCAGTGTTCGGTGGAATCACCGCTGATATTATGCTTACTGATTAGTACATTGATCAAATTCTTGCATTTGATCTTGTTGCTATCGTCGAATAAGAGTGTCACAAGTATCCATTAAGACATCCTTGTATTTTGTAGGTTCTAGATGAAGCTGATCGGATGCTGGATATGGGTTTTGAACCTGAAGTCAGGGCGATTTTAAGCCAAACATCATCGGGTTAGTCTCTCTCCTTGTGTTTCTTTGTTTTTGTGTGTGTCAGTGTGTGTGTGTAGGGCTAGGCCAAATTGCAGGGTCTGTTCTACTTACAGGTGCAAGCGGCGCGAGTTGCGGCTGCTTGATAACACCATTGAAGTTTCACAATCTCATAGAAGTCTCCGCCGTTCTCGTTCGTTCCTTCACCTAGATGGCTGACCTGTAGCTCTCTCACAAATCTAGTCGATGTATGTTCCCCAGTAATCTAGGGTGGTACATGCTTGGTTCGCAACCGATCTAACTTATTTTGGTCTATGCGGGCTTGCGGCCGTCTGCTGGGCTGTGTGGGCATGCCACTTGAAACCGTCAATCACAATGTTGTCAACCGTGAACAGCTGTGGAGTTGTGGACTTCATTCCTTGCCCGTACCACTCGCACACTtagttatactcttgttattgctcCATAGTATGTCAGTACTCTTAGTTTGGTTGTTGAGCGCACGTATGCCTATACGTTCACATAGTGCAAGAGGGAATGTCAGAACAACTAGAAATGTGCACCAAGCCTGCTAGATTTTGCAACCATTTTAGCCTTGTCTGGTGTTATGAATTTTGAGCATCCTGTATTTATTACGAAGTAGAAATTGTTTTGGTTATACTATGTAGAAGCAATAAGTGGGTACTTGATGTTCTACATGGACTGCGTTCAAGAGTCAATAAATTACCTTTTCACGCTGTTTACTAATCAGTGTCTCTTTAGTTCCATGCAAAAAAGTCTCTATATTTAATCGTCTTACTCATACAATTTTATCTCCGGAGGTCTCTGTACCCGTGGCCCTACAGTTCTGTTCTTTATGATGATTTATAAATATAAAATTGTCTTATGCAGTTCGTCAGATGGTTATGTTCAGTGCAACATGGCCTTTTGCTGTCCACCAGCTAGCCCAAGAGTTTATGGATCCAAATCCAATAAAGGTAATGTTTCTCTgttttcatcttctatgataccTGATTGGCTGTGCCTTATCATGTTTAACCCTTTGTAGGTTGTTGTTGGATCAGAAGATCTTGCAGCTAACCATGACGTGATGCAAATTGTTGAAGTATTGGATGATAGAGCACGCGATTCAAGATTAGTTGCTTTGCTTGACAAATATCACCGAGCACAGAGGTACATTTCAGTACAAATTTCATATGCTGCTGGTAGCTGAGCAGCAAGACAGATGAAATCTACTCATCTTGAAATCGTAGAACCATTTAGCCCACCTCTTCTCAACTTTCCAGCTTCAGATTGTCCTTGTGGGTTCCTAGTTCCGCATGTAGTTTATATCCTTGTATGGCAAACCAACGATTCCAAGATTTGCTTCAGTTATTGCTCGACTTTTCTTCCTCTATGTTGGCCTCATAGGTCTGGAGGCTAGCCTATCTCCCTACCTTTCTCCCCGTAGATCTTGCAGGCAGTCAAGTATGATTGGTGGATCCGTAGTTCTGTACCTCCCTGTCTTTTACCTTCCCAGTTTCTACTGCTTCCAAATGGTGCTGTCCTCAACTGCTCCTTTGTGGCAATCTTATGCTATTTTCTCAGAGCAGCAATGCTAAGGCTCAGGATTTGTTTTTGCTTAGATGGGATAAGTTTTAATAGTATTATGTTAATCCGTCAGTTATTAGTAGAATAATAATGCCTTGCACAAACTTGAATTTTCTGCATATATAACACTCTAGCATTATATTTTAGAACTTTCCCTTAATAGTTAGTATCAATCTAAGAAAACTGCAATTTGTTTGATGCTACAGCAACAGGGTTTTAATTTTTGTGTTGTACAAGAAAGAAGCTGGACGAGTAGAAGCAATGCTTAATAAAAGGTACAAAAAATCTCTGTCTGCAAGTTAATATTTGTACAACTTATTTCCTCAATTATAATTTAATTAGTTTAATTTTATATATGTTTATTCTGTAGGGGGTGGAAAGCCGTTTCTGTTCATGGAGACAAGGCTCAGCATGATAGGACAAAAGCCTTATCTTTATTTAAAGAAGGAAAATGTCCTTTAATGGTGTGCTTATTCTCTCTGACTTCCATGTACTCCTGAATAGTTCATTTATAGCTTTGTCGTGACTAGCATTCTGAACATGTCTTCCTTATTTTGGGTGCTAAGACTGAACCTTAATGGAATCATCTTGTGGAGTTTGCTAATATTTCCAACTATTTGTCGATGTCTTCCAAAATATTATTCCTTTATTTTGCTGTTCAGACTATGATTTGTCAGCGTTGCCTGGGACGTGTATTTTCAGCAACTAAACACAAatgctctttttttcttcttccaaaaTTCAAAGAACGAGTTCAGAAAATTCAAAATATCTTTAAAAATCTGGCACTGTGGATACTAGAGCGAATCATTTATCGTCAAGTTCTTGTGATTTTTGTTGTTAATTTGTAGGCTACATGAAAAGAACAAAAATGATGAGGTAAAAAGCATGTATAGGTGCTTGTGTTTGTTTTCATGCACAGCCCACAAGAATGTGAAGATTTTCACGAAACTGGAAATTTGAACA contains the following coding sequences:
- the LOC124685300 gene encoding DEAD-box ATP-dependent RNA helicase 5-like; its protein translation is MDPKLLTAQEEVSNKRKKDKKSKKDKKRKLAAEAEDEAAAAEDAAKRSKKRDEPDQGGAVEKSVAVTGKGFDDPKYAPLKSFAAAALPPKVLDCCKGFDKPSPIQALAWPYLLDGRDFIGIAATGSGKTIAFGVPALMHVRKKLAEKGAKKGMPRCLMLAPTRELAQQIADVLTEAGAPCGINSVCLYGGTSKGPQISALKSGVEIVIGTPGRMKDLIEMGICRLNEVSFVVLDEADRMLDMGFEPEVRAILSQTSSVRQMVMFSATWPFAVHQLAQEFMDPNPIKVVVGSEDLAANHDVMQIVEVLDDRARDSRLVALLDKYHRAQSNRVLIFVLYKKEAGRVEAMLNKRGWKAVSVHGDKAQHDRTKALSLFKEGKCPLMIATDVASRGLDIPDVEVVINYSFPLTTEDYVHRIGRTGRAGKKGVAHTFFMQENKGLAGELVNVLREADQVVPPSLMKFGTHVKKKESKIYGSHFKEITADAPKSTKITFGDSDEE